The region TTTTGAATATCCAAACAGAAAATCCTGCTATTGCACGACGAATTTATTCACTTTTAAAAGAATTCTATCAAATTGATGCTGAGTTAAGCGTGCGCCGCAAGATGAAGTTGAAAAAGAATAACGTTTACGTTGTTCGGTTGCGTAGCGGGGTTAAAGAATTATTAAAAGATCTTGATATTTTAGAAGATGATTTTCAAATTAATGAGATGGTTCCAGATGGAGTACTCACTTCTGAAGCAGAAATACGTTCCTATTTGCGAGGCGCTTTTTTAGCTGGGGGTTCTGTTAATAATCCTGAAACAAGTCGTTATCACCTTGAAATTTATTCACTTTACGAATCACATAATGATATGATCGCAAAATGGATAAATAAGCATGACTTGAATGCTAGAACTACTGAACGAAGAAGTGGTTATATAACTTATTTGAAGGAAGCAGAGCATATTGCCGATTTTTTACAATTAATTGGCGCAACAACGGCTATGCTCAAATTTGAAGATATGCGAATCATGCGCGATATGAGAAATTCAGTTAATCGTTTAGTTAATTGTGAAACTGCCAACTTAAATAAAGTAGCCAACGCTTCAATGAAGCAGATCGACAATATTGAATTTATTGATGATCAGGTTGGATTAGGTGAATTACCACCTAAATTGCGTGAAGTTGCTGAGGCTAGATTAGCGCATAAAGAGGTTAGTTTAAAAGAACTTGGCGAGTTAGTTCCAGGAGGGCCTATTTCAAAGTCTGGTATTAATCATAGATTGCGAAAAATAAATCAACTCGCGGAACAATTACGAGCATAACTAAAAAATATGTAGAAGAAAATGAGTCTTAAATGATGAGGATTAGCTATCATTTGAGACTCATTTTAATTTTATAATACTTAATGTTTTCTTGCGTATTGTTGAGAATCAGACTGGACATAAAAAAACACGGCAGAAGTCTGTCGTGTTTTAGAGAAACTCTATTTACTGATTTCAGAATTATTTTCCATAATACCATCAATCAAACCATAATCAACTGCATCTTGTGCAGTAAGATAATTATCGCGCTCAGTATCACGGTTAACAGTTTCAAAAGGTTGACCAGAATTTTCAGCTAAAATATGATTCAACTCTTTACGAGTTTTCAAAATCTGTTCGGCTGCAATTTCAATTTCCGTCTGTTGACCTTGTGCACCGCCAGAAGGCTGATGGATCATTACTTCTGAATGAGGAAGTGCAAAACGTTTCCCCTTAGTACCAGAAGAAGCAAGCACACTAGCCATAGAAGCTGCCATACCCATAACGATGGTTTGTACATCTGACTTGATAAAGCGCATTGTATCATAAATTGCAAGACCAGAAGTTACAACACCACCAGGTGAGTTAATGTAAAGGTAAATATCTTTTTCAGAATCTTGTGCGTCCAAGAATAATAGTTGGGCAATGATTGAGTTTGCTAAATCGTCATCAATCGCACCTGATAACATGATGATACGATCTTTTAGTAAGCGTGAATAAATGTCATAAGCACGTTCGCCACGTGATGATTGTTCAATAACTGTTGGGACCAAGTTCATAACTTAGTTGCCTCCTTTTTTAAACGAAAAATTATCTGTTAGATAACTAACATGATGATAGTGTAAAACAAAGGTCAAAAAAGGTCAAATGTTTTTGCTTATTTTTTGAAACAAAGTAGAAACATAGGTAGAATTATAACTAAGCAATGTAGTTGTAATTGTAAAAATAATTAATGCTATAATGGCAGCGGATACAATTGGCAAAAGCTTGAGAAAGTAAAAAGGCATTCCAAAAATTGAAATACCCCTTAAATAAAAATGTTTAGATTTTATGTAATATGCGCCATGTGGGAGTCGAACCCACAGCTCGAGAACCGGAATCTCACGTGCTATCCATTACACTAACGGCGCAAGTACAATAGAAATTTTACATTAGAGTAGTTTAAATAACAAGTGGTAATGGTGATTAAAATGGCAATGAAACAAGGAATTTCACAAAAACAACAACAAAAGCAGATTCAACGACTTGCAATGACTCAAACATTGCAGCAATCAATCCAAATGTTGCAATACAATGTAGAGGAGTTACAAGAATTCTTACAGCAAAAAGAATTAGAAAATCCGCTTATCAGTGTTGAGGTGAGTGATCAAACTAATGAATTTAGAAGTTCGTCGGTATTAAATAGTGAGGCTCATGATGCGTTAATCGAGCAGGCTGCAGGTTCTT is a window of Pediococcus claussenii ATCC BAA-344 DNA encoding:
- the clpP gene encoding ATP-dependent Clp endopeptidase proteolytic subunit ClpP — translated: MNLVPTVIEQSSRGERAYDIYSRLLKDRIIMLSGAIDDDLANSIIAQLLFLDAQDSEKDIYLYINSPGGVVTSGLAIYDTMRFIKSDVQTIVMGMAASMASVLASSGTKGKRFALPHSEVMIHQPSGGAQGQQTEIEIAAEQILKTRKELNHILAENSGQPFETVNRDTERDNYLTAQDAVDYGLIDGIMENNSEISK
- the whiA gene encoding DNA-binding protein WhiA, which produces MSYASEVKKELTGLEVHKGNAKAELMALIRMNGSIGISNRDLILNIQTENPAIARRIYSLLKEFYQIDAELSVRRKMKLKKNNVYVVRLRSGVKELLKDLDILEDDFQINEMVPDGVLTSEAEIRSYLRGAFLAGGSVNNPETSRYHLEIYSLYESHNDMIAKWINKHDLNARTTERRSGYITYLKEAEHIADFLQLIGATTAMLKFEDMRIMRDMRNSVNRLVNCETANLNKVANASMKQIDNIEFIDDQVGLGELPPKLREVAEARLAHKEVSLKELGELVPGGPISKSGINHRLRKINQLAEQLRA